GCAGCCGCCGCCCGCCGGCGCCGCGCCACCGGCCCTGCCCCCTCACTGACCGGCCCGGCGAGCGACGTGCACCCCGTGCTCCGCCGGGCCACGGCCCCGCCCGCCGCTCTCGACCTGCTCGCCCAGGCCCGCGCCGGACTGGACGAGGCCGCCGTCCTGGAAACGCCGAACGAGCGCTATGCGACGGCCCACCTCGCCGCCCTGCGCACCGCCGCCGCCGTGCTCGCCGCCCGCGGCCGCCCCGAGACCTCGCCTCGGCGCCGCGCCCGGATCCGCAGCGCCTGGGAGGTGCTGCCCGAGATCGCCCCCGAACTGACCGAGTGGAGCGCGCTGTTCGCCTCCGGCGCCGCCCGCCGCGCTCGCGCCGAGGCCGGCATCCAGGGCGCGGCCAGCCGCCGGGACGCCGACGACCTGATACGGGACGTGGCGATGTTCCTGCGCATCGTCGAGCGGATGCTCGTCGTCCAGCCGGTCCTGCCCCAGCCCCGCCAGGACCCCGGAGAACCGGACGGCCCGAGGGCGCGCGGCGGCCTTCCGGACGCGGGCTGACCACCGCAGCCGGCGTGTGAGACGCCGTGGAGCCCGGCCCTCGGGACGCCGTGGGTCCCGGCCTTCGGGACGTCCCGGGACCCGGCGTGCGAGACGCGCCGAGTCCGGCCCGCCTGCGGTGACCGGCGAAGCGGCGGAGGCATAGGGTGGAGTCGCCTGAAGCCTTCCAGCCAGCCCTGCCGAGGAGTCAACCGCCGTGTCGGACCCGATGCGCCCGCCCGCCTCCCACCAGCACCCGCACCCGGCGTCGCCGCGCTCCGACACCCCCCGCTCCCGCGCCTCCCTGCGCACCGCCGTCGTCTGGGAGGTCCTCCAGGACGCCCTCGACCGCCGGGTCAAGGCCACGGGACGCGAGGCGCTGGACGTCCTCGACACCGGAGGCGGCAGCGGCAACTTCGCCGTGCCCCTCGCCCGGCTCGGCCACCGCGTCACCGTCGTCGACCCCAGCCCCAACGCGCTGTTCGCGCTGGAGCGCCGGGCCGCCGAGGCCGGCGTCGCCGACCGGGTCAAGGGCGTCCAGGGCGACGCGCACGGCCTGTTCGACGTGGTCGAGCGCGGGGGCTACGACGCCGTGCTGTGCCACGGCGTCCTGGAGTACGTGGACGACCCGGCCGAGGGCGTCCGCAACGCCGTCGCCGCACTGCGCTCCGAGGGCGTCCTCAGCCTGCTCGCCGCCGGCCTCGGCGGCGCCGTGCTGGCCCGCGCCCTCGCCGGTCACTTCACGGAGGCCCGGCAGGCGCTGCAGGACCCCGAGGGCCGCTGGGGCTCCGGGGACCCGATGCCGCGCCGGTTCACCGCCGAGCAGCTCACCGCGCTCGTCGAGGGCGCGGGCCTCAGGGTCGGCGCCGTGCACGGCGTGCGGGTCTTCGCCGACCTGGTGCCCGGAGTTCTCGTGGACACCGAGCCCGGCGCCCTCGACGCGCTCCTCAAGCTGGAGTCCGCGGCGGCCGAGCTGCCCGCCTTCCACTCCGTCGCCACCCAGCTGCACGTGCTCGGCGAGACGCCGGGTGCCGCCGAGGGCTGAGCGCACCGCCGTGACCCGCCGCTGATCAGGGGCTCGTCGGCGGATGGAGTACGCCACAAGCCCCCCGATCGTGGGGTTTGCGCCGTATGATCGAGGTAAGCCGCCCGGCATGACGGGTCGGCCGCCGGGGAATGGAAGCCTCAGCGAGCCGGGACAGCCATGACGGACTCCGGTTGGCCAATTGGCGTAGAGGGGCGGGTTTCACGGGGGCGATTCCCTGCCTATCCTGAAGGGACCCCCCGGGTCGCCCCGGCGACTGCACGATGAGGAGGACTCCGTGCCGCTCTCGGAGCACGAGCAGCGCATGCTCGAGCAAATGGAGCGAGCGCTGTACGCCGAAGATCCCAAGTTCGCGTCGGCGCTTGAGGGAAACGGGCTGCGGACGTACACCCGGCGGCGGGTCTACCAGGCGGTCGCGGGCTTCCTCGTGGGTATCGCGCTCCTCATGGCCGGAATGGTCGCGCAGCTGATCTGGGTCAGCGTGGTGGGTTTCCTCGTCATGCTGGGCTGCGCCGTACTCGCGGTCACCGGCTGGCGCAAGGCGCCCAAGCCGGGTGAGCAGCCGGCGGGCGCCGTCCGCCGCCAGGTGCGGCCGAAGCGCTCCATGATGGACCGAATCGAAGAGCGCTGGCAGCGCCGCCGGGACGGACAGGGACAGTAGCAGCGGCCGTCCGGCGGCTTCGAGCAAACGACCGGACGACGACGTCGACGGACACAGACAACGGGTGAGGGGCGGCCACCGCTGGTGGCCGCCCCTCACCCGTCGACTCAGCCCTGCTGCTGCGACGGCCGGCGCGGTGCGGGCCGGGCCCCCGCGAGCCGGGCCCTGAGCGCCGACCAGCGGGCCGACACCGCCCACAGCACCCGCACCGACGAGCGCGGCAGGAGCAGCGCCCGCAGCCGCGCGCCCGCGCTCACGCTGCCGCGCAGGCCCGCGACCACTCGGCGCACGTCCTCGGCGGCGCCCGCCGCCGGACGCGGCCGGGGCGCGTACAGGGCCTGCTCCACCGCGTCCGCGAGCCGGTGCACCGCGGCACCGGCCGCCGGATCCAGCCGGCCCAGCCCGGCGATCCGGGCCGCCGCCCGACGCGGGGTCAGCGACTCGTCGGGCGCGATGCCGTGGTCCCAGGCGCTGTCCGTCAACTCCTGCCAGGCCGCCAGGGTGTGCGCGACCGCGCCCTGTTCCGTCCGGGCGTGTCCGCCGAGCCGCACCGCACGCACCCGCAGCCGCCACAGCATCGGCGCCAGCGGAACCGCCAGGACCACCAGCGCGGCCAGACCGATCAGCAGAGACCACCACGGGCCCGCGCCACCGCCGCCGCTGTGCGGGGCCGCCGCCGCGGACGCGGTGTCACAGCCCTGCTCCCTGGCCAGGTCGGGCGCGCAGCTCTGGCCCTGCGAGGCCGTCGCCGAGGGCGCCGCGGACGCCTCGTGCGACGGCAGGTCCGGGTTGGGCAGCGAGGTCCCGGGCGTGTCCGACTGGGTGTACGACGGCATGGTGCCGCGGGTCGGGGTCGGCTCGAAGCGGGTCCAGCCCACGCCCTCGAAGTACAGCTCCGGCCAGGCGTGCGCGTCCTTCTGGCTCACCGTGACCGTGCCGTCGGCCTGCGGGGTGCCGGGCGCGAAGCCCACCGCGACCCGGGCCGGGATGCCGAGGGTGCGGGCCATCGCCGCCATGGCGAAGGAGAAGTGGACGCAGAAGCCCTCCTTCTTCTTCAGGAAGGTCGCGATGGCGTTCGGACCGCGGCCGACCTCCACCTGGGTGTCGTACTGGAAGCCGCCCGAGACCGCGAAGTAGTCCTGGAGCTTGACCGCCTGCTCGTAGTGGCTCCGGGCGCCCGCCGTGATCTGCCGGGCGGTCCTGGCCACCACCTTCGGCACCGAGGACGGCACCTTCGTGTACTCGCGCTCCAGGGCGGAGGGCGGCTCGGGCGCCGTGGCCAGCTGTGCCGCGGTCGGCTGCACGTCCAGGCTGGTCACCTGGTAGGTCTCGCCGCGGGTGGTCTGGCCGTGGTCGCCGACGAGCGTCATGCCGACCGGCTCGTAGCGCCAGCGGCCGCCGATCCTCACCCCGCTCGGCGGGTACGGCATCGGCAGCCAGTCCTGGGCGTACCAGTCCGCCGCCGAGACCGTCGTCGTCACCGTGGCCCGCTTGACGTCCCCGCCGAGACCGAGGGGGGTGGGGAACCGGTCCGGCACGCCGACGATGTGCCGCTGGGCCGGCTTCCACGTGGTGCCGTCGAAGTCGTCCAGGGACACTATGCGCAGATACAGGTCCGAGATGTCGGTCGCACTGGTCCTCAGGGACAGCACCTGGCGGTCGGTGTTCGTGTTCAGACTGTCGCGCAGGGACACCAGGGGGTTGACCGCGGAGATCGTGCCGCCGTTGCCGTCGCCCGCTCCCACGCCCGTGCCGGCGGCGTCCAGCAGGCCTCCCTGCATCGCGGGCAGGGCGAGCGGCACCACCAGGGCCGCGCCGAGCGCGAGCGCGCCGATCCGGCGTCCGGTGCGCACCGGGGCCACCGCGCCGCTCTCCGCGGTACCCGCGGAGCGGGGCGCGCCGCCGAAGACCCGGCCCCACTGCGCCAGCCGGTCCCGGCCCTCCGCGAGCAGCAGCATCAGATAACCGGCCGCCGCCACCAGGAACCACAGCCAGTCCGCCCCGCCACCGGACAGCCCGGCGGCCACCGAGTACAGCGCGAGCAGCGGCAGCCCGGCCGGGGCGGCGCTGCGGAAGGTCACCGCGAGCGTGTCCACCAGCAGACCGATCAGCAGCACCCCGCCGATCAGCATCAGCTTGATGCCGTCGGTCAGCGGCGCCGGTATCGCGTACTCGCTGACGTCGTTCGATCCCTGCTGGAGCAGGTCGCCGAAGTGCCGGAAGGCGTCCGGGCCCGGCAGCAGTCCGACGACCGCGTGCTCCCGGGCGAAGACCAGGGTCAGC
This genomic interval from Streptomyces sp. NBC_00557 contains the following:
- a CDS encoding transglutaminase TgpA family protein; amino-acid sequence: MNGRARLALCAAAATLMASCALLPLVAVPTWLLQLVPLLAVQSGVGAAARRVPLGRTMTVLAQALVTLVLLTLVFAREHAVVGLLPGPDAFRHFGDLLQQGSNDVSEYAIPAPLTDGIKLMLIGGVLLIGLLVDTLAVTFRSAAPAGLPLLALYSVAAGLSGGGADWLWFLVAAAGYLMLLLAEGRDRLAQWGRVFGGAPRSAGTAESGAVAPVRTGRRIGALALGAALVVPLALPAMQGGLLDAAGTGVGAGDGNGGTISAVNPLVSLRDSLNTNTDRQVLSLRTSATDISDLYLRIVSLDDFDGTTWKPAQRHIVGVPDRFPTPLGLGGDVKRATVTTTVSAADWYAQDWLPMPYPPSGVRIGGRWRYEPVGMTLVGDHGQTTRGETYQVTSLDVQPTAAQLATAPEPPSALEREYTKVPSSVPKVVARTARQITAGARSHYEQAVKLQDYFAVSGGFQYDTQVEVGRGPNAIATFLKKKEGFCVHFSFAMAAMARTLGIPARVAVGFAPGTPQADGTVTVSQKDAHAWPELYFEGVGWTRFEPTPTRGTMPSYTQSDTPGTSLPNPDLPSHEASAAPSATASQGQSCAPDLAREQGCDTASAAAAPHSGGGGAGPWWSLLIGLAALVVLAVPLAPMLWRLRVRAVRLGGHARTEQGAVAHTLAAWQELTDSAWDHGIAPDESLTPRRAAARIAGLGRLDPAAGAAVHRLADAVEQALYAPRPRPAAGAAEDVRRVVAGLRGSVSAGARLRALLLPRSSVRVLWAVSARWSALRARLAGARPAPRRPSQQQG
- a CDS encoding class I SAM-dependent methyltransferase, with protein sequence MSDPMRPPASHQHPHPASPRSDTPRSRASLRTAVVWEVLQDALDRRVKATGREALDVLDTGGGSGNFAVPLARLGHRVTVVDPSPNALFALERRAAEAGVADRVKGVQGDAHGLFDVVERGGYDAVLCHGVLEYVDDPAEGVRNAVAALRSEGVLSLLAAGLGGAVLARALAGHFTEARQALQDPEGRWGSGDPMPRRFTAEQLTALVEGAGLRVGAVHGVRVFADLVPGVLVDTEPGALDALLKLESAAAELPAFHSVATQLHVLGETPGAAEG
- a CDS encoding SAV_6107 family HEPN domain-containing protein translates to MANPSAAAARRRRATGPAPSLTGPASDVHPVLRRATAPPAALDLLAQARAGLDEAAVLETPNERYATAHLAALRTAAAVLAARGRPETSPRRRARIRSAWEVLPEIAPELTEWSALFASGAARRARAEAGIQGAASRRDADDLIRDVAMFLRIVERMLVVQPVLPQPRQDPGEPDGPRARGGLPDAG
- a CDS encoding DUF3040 domain-containing protein, whose translation is MPLSEHEQRMLEQMERALYAEDPKFASALEGNGLRTYTRRRVYQAVAGFLVGIALLMAGMVAQLIWVSVVGFLVMLGCAVLAVTGWRKAPKPGEQPAGAVRRQVRPKRSMMDRIEERWQRRRDGQGQ